The DNA sequence CCCGGGCCACGGTGGCGGTCAAGGCCCTGCCCCGGGGGGTGCGGGTGGAGGTGGCCTGCGTGGCCCTGGCGGAATGATGCGCCCCTGCAAAAAAGCGTAGAATGACGCCATGGCGCAGGAAGCCCACCTGGAAGAGCTAGAACGCCGCTTTCGCGCTGGGGAGGTGCGGGCCTTGGCCCGGGCCCTCACCTTGGTGGAGGCCGGCCACCCCCTGGGTCAGGCCCTTCTAAAGCGGGTGCGGGGCCAAGGCAGGGCCAAGGTGGTGGGCGTCACGGGTAGCCCGGGGGCGGGCAAGAGCACCCTTACCGACCGCCTCATCCTCGAGGCCCGCAAGCGGGGGGAGCGGGTGGGGGTGCTGGCGGTGGACCCCAGTAGCCCCTTCACCGGGGGAGCCATCCTGGGGGACCGGATCCGCATGATGCGCCATCACCAAGACCCCGGGGTCTACATCCGCTCCCTGGCCTCCCGGGGAGCCCTAGGGGGGCTTGCCGGGGCCACGGTGGCCGCCTTAGCCCTTTTGGAAGCCTTCGGCTTTGACCGCATCTTCGTGGAAACCGTAGGGGTAGGGCAGAGCGAGGTGGACATCGCCCGGGTGGCGGACACCACCCTCCTCGTCCTCACCCCCGCGGCGGGGGATGCGGTCCAAGCCTTCAAGGCGGGGGTCATGGAAATCGCCGACCTCTTCGCCGTGAACAAGTTTGACCTGCCGGGAGGAGAACGCCTCATCCAAGAGCTCAAAAGCGCCCTGGAGCTCTCCCCCCCGAGGCCCGGGGGCTGGCGCCCCCCCATCTACCCCACGGTGGCGGCCACGGGGGAAGGGGTGGAGGCGCTCTTTGAGGGGCTGGAAGCCCACCACCGTCATCTCGAGGTCCACGGCCTCCTGGA is a window from the Thermus sp. LT1-2-5 genome containing:
- the meaB gene encoding methylmalonyl Co-A mutase-associated GTPase MeaB, translating into MAQEAHLEELERRFRAGEVRALARALTLVEAGHPLGQALLKRVRGQGRAKVVGVTGSPGAGKSTLTDRLILEARKRGERVGVLAVDPSSPFTGGAILGDRIRMMRHHQDPGVYIRSLASRGALGGLAGATVAALALLEAFGFDRIFVETVGVGQSEVDIARVADTTLLVLTPAAGDAVQAFKAGVMEIADLFAVNKFDLPGGERLIQELKSALELSPPRPGGWRPPIYPTVAATGEGVEALFEGLEAHHRHLEVHGLLEGHRLERARFEVESVIQEWGRRRTQQAGELVRRVAQGELSPEEAAFSLLNPSTQPA